The Flammeovirga yaeyamensis genome segment GAGATTGATGCAAAGAAGAAAATGAAAGTTGTACACTAAGAGAAAACTTTACATATCGAGTATGGCAACGACTTAGCTAAAATAACTGAGTTAGACGAACTCAGGTGAAACAACACAACCAAAGAATAGATCGCAAAGACAACAGAACTAATCAACATTCTTCTTACAAACTTTTGAATTGGGAAAAATAAAGTTTGTAAAAAAAAAGGCAACTTAGATTATATCTAAGTTGCCTTTCTGTGTATATCAAATAGTTGATGTCTTACAATTGCTTCTCTTCGTATTTAGAAGGACACTTCATCAAAATTTCAGAAGCAAGGAATTCTTGTTCGTTCTTTGTACGACCAATAACCACCACTTTTTCAGATTTTTCGAAATCTTTCATTGATGCAGGAGGAGAATAACAAACTACTCTTCTCATTACATTTTGTTCATCAACAAGGTTAAAAGCAAGGTAATTAGCATCTTTCATAGGGTCGTATTGAATGCCGATTACATTACCTGATTTATCTTTTTGAAGCTCACCGATAACATGAACTTTATTTTCGTTACCATCAGCAGCTATTTCTTGAGCAGTTGTAAAATCTACATACTGACTAGCATCTCCTGCAGTAACTACTAAAATACTAATCATTATGGCAATAATGATCAGTCCGAATATATGTGACCTTTTCATAGTGTTTTATTTATCGTTAATCATTTTTTCTAATTGGGTGATTTTACGGTCAGTTAAGAATAAGTAAACCATAAATCCTACCCAAATAGCAGCAACTACAGCTACTACAACATAGATTTTTCCATTCGCATGTAGGGCATCTGCCATCTCTACACCAAAATTAGAATAATCTTTTTCAGTAATCTGAATTTTCTCTTGAGCACTTACAAATGTCAAAGAAAAAATACTTAATAATATAGTGTTGATGAACTTTTTCATTGTTCTTTTATTAATCGATATCTAAAATTTTATCCTCTGCTTTTTTCATTCTTACCCTTAATTGAGTAAACCAAACACCTAAGAGTGTCCATCCGATAATGGCAGGGTAGAATACAAGTCTTAAATTACTATCTGATTTATATTGATCGAAACCAGGGTTGCCTCCATTACCAGGATGCAAAGAACTTGTTAACCTAGGTAATACAAAGATAAGAGGTATGAATACAGCAAAGGCAAAAATGTTATAAATAGCACTAATTTTCGCTTTTTGATCATCATCTTTAAATGAGCCTCTAAGAATTAGGTAGGCAAAGTAAAAAAGTAAACCTACAGCGGCAGCATTTTGTTTAGGGTCATTACTCCAAGGTTCTCCCCATGTAAATGCAGCCCATATCATTCCGGTAACGATACCAAGAATACCAAACAGAATTCCTGTATTGGTTAATTCAGAAGCCCATAAATCATCATGAAGATTGTTAGATCTTAGATATTTAATAGAATAAATCATTGCACCTAATAGGACTAAAATCATCCCAAACCACATTGGAACATGATAGTATAGGTTTCTGATCGTTTCATTTAAAATGTCTAAACGAGGAACACTAAGTAAAAGTCCCCCTACAAGCGTGTAAAAAAGTAAAATCACAGCCGTGATTTTCCACCAAGCGCCTTTCATTATTTTGTTTATTATTGTTTAACTTCTCCACAAATAAGGGAAAAGTAGAAAAGATACTGTTACTATTATTATATCGATGGCAAATATAACAAGTATTTCGTCCATACTCTGACTTCTTGCTATACCATCTATGGCATTTTTAGATAATTTAATGAGCATTAATATCATAGGTAGAATAGCAGGTAATCCAAGTACAGCCATAAGGGTGCTATTTCCTTGTGCTTTAGAAGCAATACCCGCCACTAAAGTAAGGGAAGATGAAAACCCGAATCCACCTAAAAAGACCACAAATGCGAATAATCCAAAGTCTTGAATAGGGTTGCCAAGAACAAGTGAATAAACACCAAGCCCAATAAATGAAATAAGCATCATCAGAAAAGCATTATAAATAATTTTTGACAAGATGATCGCTTGTGGACTAATCATTTGATAATAATAAAAATGCCTGCCTTTCGATTCTTTAGTAAAGCTATTACTAGCACCATTTAAGGCAGCAAATAATTGGATGATCCAAAAAAGGGTATTCCATGTAATAGGAGATAAAGCCGTGCTTTTTTGATTAAAACTTAAGTAACAGACAAATACTGTACTTATAGTAAATAAAAGAAGTCCATTTAAGTTTGTTTTCTCTCTCCATTCTAAAGTTGCATCTTTTTTTAGAAGGATTCCTATTTCAGAAAAAATTGAATTCATATCTAGTGTTTATACATCGAGATGTAAAGAGTCAAAGCATTTATTTTCACTTTTTAAACAGTAAAATTTAAATGAATCTTTAAAATTCTCGATGCAAATTACCAAAAAATCAATGATACATCCAATTCGATAGATTTGTAATTTTTTTTGGCATCCTATATGTACTTTTATACATATCCTATATATTTATCATTTGATATATACTTTACCTCTTG includes the following:
- a CDS encoding cytochrome c maturation protein CcmE domain-containing protein; translation: MKRSHIFGLIIIAIMISILVVTAGDASQYVDFTTAQEIAADGNENKVHVIGELQKDKSGNVIGIQYDPMKDANYLAFNLVDEQNVMRRVVCYSPPASMKDFEKSEKVVVIGRTKNEQEFLASEILMKCPSKYEEKQL
- a CDS encoding CcmD family protein, with the translated sequence MKKFINTILLSIFSLTFVSAQEKIQITEKDYSNFGVEMADALHANGKIYVVVAVVAAIWVGFMVYLFLTDRKITQLEKMINDK
- the ccsA gene encoding cytochrome c biogenesis protein CcsA, which codes for MKGAWWKITAVILLFYTLVGGLLLSVPRLDILNETIRNLYYHVPMWFGMILVLLGAMIYSIKYLRSNNLHDDLWASELTNTGILFGILGIVTGMIWAAFTWGEPWSNDPKQNAAAVGLLFYFAYLILRGSFKDDDQKAKISAIYNIFAFAVFIPLIFVLPRLTSSLHPGNGGNPGFDQYKSDSNLRLVFYPAIIGWTLLGVWFTQLRVRMKKAEDKILDID
- a CDS encoding heme exporter protein CcmB translates to MNSIFSEIGILLKKDATLEWREKTNLNGLLLFTISTVFVCYLSFNQKSTALSPITWNTLFWIIQLFAALNGASNSFTKESKGRHFYYYQMISPQAIILSKIIYNAFLMMLISFIGLGVYSLVLGNPIQDFGLFAFVVFLGGFGFSSSLTLVAGIASKAQGNSTLMAVLGLPAILPMILMLIKLSKNAIDGIARSQSMDEILVIFAIDIIIVTVSFLLFPYLWRS